ATAATGGGCGTTTTGAAACTGTAACATTCGGCAAGGTCAACTCACGTTTGCGTGGTTTGCTGGAGCCGACGCCGCCGCCCGAACAAAACGAAAATGTTAAAACAGACCAGGCACAACCGCCTTTTTTAACGACCAGCTATTTTAAACCTGTAAAAAATGAGAATGGCGTGACGGCGGGTTTTATCCTTCAACCTGAATATGCAGCTATGCTGTCCGGCACGGCTTTTATGCTTGATGATGTCATTATGGAAATAAATGGTGAACGTGTCCACAATTATGAAAATTTGTCCGAAGCTCTTGAAGGTATCCGTTTCGGGCAGAAAGTTAATATGACGATTGAGCGGCGCGGGAACAAACAAAGCATGTCATTTATGGTCCCGGCACCAAGCACTGCAAACCGTTAAAATCATATTGGTACGTTAATTTCCACCATTCACAATAAATGTTAATCTGTCACATGATTGTCACAAAACTGTCATGAACAAGTATTTTACTCTCCATCGTCAGATCTTTTATCGAATTCAGATCTTAATAATTAATAGTGGCCATGTGTCACCAGGTTGTTTCTAGAAATTACAATAAGTAAAAGGATTTGGTACTCATGAAAATTTTATTCGTTTTGTTGTTTACACTTATATCGTTTACCGCAAACGCACAAATTTCAGGGGGGCTGAATTACAAGGACGCGGATTTGCGAGAATTCATCGAAGATGTCGCCCTCGCCACACGTAAAACATTCATTATCGACCCAGGTGTCGCCGGCAAGGTTAATCTTGTTTCTAGTAAAAATGTTGACGCCGAATTACTGTTTGAAATTTTTCTTTCAGTGCTGAAAGTCAATGGGTATGCGGCTACATCCACGGTTGATGGTGGTTATAAAATAATTCCTGTAAATATTGCTTTTAAAGATAGCGTTGAGGAGGACGCGAAGGGTGATCGTATTGCCACCAAAGTCTTTTTTCTTCGTTATGCCGATCCGGTAAAAGTTCTGGGGGTTGTGCAACAATATGTTAATCCTAAGGGATTAAGTTTTGCGCGTGAGGGATTGCAAGCCATTGTCGTATCGGATTATGCGCATAATCTTACACGCATTCAGTCAATAATCGCCGAAATTGATGTCGATAATTCGGTTGTTAAAATCGTTAAGTTGAAAAACACATCTGCCCGTGAAATGGCGGATGTAGCCCGTCAGATAGCCAGCGAGAATTCTAATAATCAATCAAGTTATCAATCAGTCAAAGCCATACCTATAATTGCAAGTAACTCTTTAATATTGAAGGGTCAATCACAGACAGTGGAGAGATATTTTCCTATCATAGAAAAGCTCGATCTTGAAAATGCATCAAACGGTTCGCTAAAAGTTGTGAAACTGAAATATGCAAATTCTGAAACCTTGTTGCCGACTTTACAGGCGCTTTCAGACAGCATTGCCGCACCTGATGTAGGGGTTAATAAATTTTCTGCAGAAAAAATTATAATCTCAAATTACGTAGAGGCTAATGCAATTATCATTAAGGCAAGTGCTGATGCCCAAAAGAAAATTATTGATTTAATTTACTCTCTCGATACACCGCGCGCGCAGGTGCTTGTCGAAGCAATCATTGTCGAAGTTTCCAATAATGCGGCCAAGTCACTTGGCGTGCAATATGTTCTCGCCGGGGGCGAAGACAGTAAAGTACCTTTTACAGTTTCTAATTACAGCAATACATCACCTAATATTCTCGCTGCGACTGGAGCGTTGGTGCTGGATGATTCGTCAGACAGTAGCAGCTCTGCTACGGTGGAAAATCTGTCGGGCGTTCTGCGTTCTGCCGCTATTGATAGCATGCTTGGCATTAACGGGCTGGCGGTTGGTGCCGCGGGGACGCGAAGTGATGGCGGCATTTTCGGGGTTATTCTGAATGCATTATCCGGAGACGTGAAAAGTAATATCCTCTCCACACCGTCGATTATGACTTTGGATAATGAGCCTGCTAAATTCATTGTTGGTCAGGAAATTCCCATCACGACGGGTGAGGCGCTTGGGTCTTCCAATGCTAATCCATTCCGTACGATAGACCGTAAAAATGTCGGGGTACAGTTGGAGGTTGTTCCTCAAATTAATGAAGGCGATGAAATCCGCCTTAAGATTAGGCAGGAGGTTTCCTCTGTCTCCGGTCCTATAGCAACGACCTCGACTGAGTTGATAACAAATAAACGAGAAATGGAAACCACCGTCAGGGTTGGCGATGGAGAAATAATTGTGCTTGGTGGTCTTATCCAGCAGGACGAGACCATATCAGTCGACAAAATACCTCTGCTCGGAAGTATTCCTGTACTTGGTAAAGCTTTCAGTTCAGAGCAAAAATCAAAATCTAACACTAACCTTATGGTTTTCCTGCGCCCAACAATCGTAAGAACATCAGAAGATGCTCGTGCAGTGACGGAACTTAAATATGGTTATATTTCGGACAGCCAGAAAAAAGCTAAAACAAAACTCTCCCTGGATGACATGATGCAAGATGTCGTGGGCGTCACCTCGGAACAGGAGTAACCCTCCACATGGTAAGATCGTCACAGATTATCTCCAATGCAGAGGCAGAACGTTTTTCTGAGATATTACCTTATGCTTTCGCCAGGGATTATGGGTTGGCTCTATCATCTGAAAAAAAAGGTTTTTGCCTGAACCTGTCACAAACCGTTGACCGGGGAATGATTGCCGAAGTGTTTCGGGCTTATCGTGACGTCAATATAGTTAAGACACTTTCCGATGAAGATTTTGAAAGCCTACTTTCTACAATGTATGCGAGCCGCGGTATTGACGCCGAGGTTGATAGCTTGTCTGAGGCAAACGGGGACGACCTGGATAGTGTCTTGCAGGGTGTTGAGCGATCTGCTGACTTACTTGCTGGGGATGATGATGCGCCAGTTATCCGGCTTCTCAATAGCTTGTTTAGTGAAGCTGTGCGTGCCGGGGCGTCGGATATTCATCTTGAACCATTTGAGGACAAAGTTGCTGTCCGATTGCGCATAGACGGGCTTTTGACAGAAATCGCAGCATTATCAGCCAAATTGGCTCCCTATCTTGTTTCGCGTGTAAAAGTGATGGCACGGTTAGATATTGCGGAAAAACGGCTTCCGCAAGATGGTCGCCTGTCTTTGACTCTTGGCGGCAAAAGCTATGATGTGCGGGTTTCTACGTTACCAATCCGATATGGTGAGCGCGTGGTAATGCGTCTTCTCGATAAGGATCAGGCATTTTTGAGTCTTAGTGATCTCGGCATGGCGGATAAAATATGTAAACGTTTTGAGGGCGCTTTATCAGAACCAAACGGAATTTTGTTGGTAACCGGACCGACTGGGGCGGGTAAAACTACAACTCTCTATGCTGCCTTGGGACTTTTGAACGACCAATCGCGCAACATAATGACTGTTGAAGATCCTATTGAATATGCTTTGAAAGGGGTCAGCCAGACTCAGGTGAATAACAAAGTCGGCATGACATTTTCAAGTGGTTTGCGGTCTATTCTCCGTCAGGATCCGGATGTGGTGATGGTGGGAGAGATACGAGATGCCGAGACAGCCGAGATTGCCGTTCAAGCCAGTTTGACAGGGCATTTGGTTTTGTCCACCGTCCATACCAATAGTGCGGCGGCTGCCATTACACGGCTAGTCGATATGGGTGTTGAGCCGTTTTTACTTGCCTCATCTGTAAAAGCTGTGCTTGCACAGCGACTGGTGCGGCAATTGTGTGGATCATGTAAGCAACCTTATCAAGCTTCCAAAGACACTGCGGCAAAGCTTGGACTGAAAAGCCGTCAGCTTAAGTTATATCGACCGACTGGCTGTCTTGACTGCCAAAATACAGGTTATCGCGGCCGTGTCGGAATATATGAGCTCATTATGGTGAACGACGATATTCGTCGCATGATTCAGAATGGTGCCGGTGAATTGGATATCGAGGCACAGGCTATTGCCGAAGGTTTGCCTGTTCTTGCCGATAGCGGACGTGAGCTTGTATTGTCGGGTGAAACTACGCTTGAGGAAGTATTGCGGGTCTCTCGGCTCAAGGGGTCGGAGTAATGCCTGCATATCAATATGAGGCGCTGGATGCGCAAGGGAAAAAGAAAAAAGGTGTGATCGCTGCTGATAGTTTGCGTGATGCAAGAAAACGCCTGCAATCGAAAACATTATTTCCGGTCAGTCTAACTGAGGGCGGGCGCGCAGAATCTTCTGATAGGTTGGCGTCAACGTCACTAACCGCACGTCTATCTTCACTTCTGTCTTCTCTGAGTTCAAATTCAACACGAAGCGCAAAAATATCGTCACGCGATCTTGCCATGGTAACGCGTCAAATGGCGACTATGGTTGGAGCAGGCTTGCCAGTGGATGAAACTTTGCAAGCTATTGCAGCGCAAAGTGAGAAAACGTTAATACGCGATGTATTGACCAATATCCGGAGTCGTGTTGTCGAAGGGGAAAAACTCTCTGAAGCGATGAAAGTGGAAGCAACATCTTTTGATGATTTATACCGGGCGATGATTGCCGCCGGAGAAGCGTCTGGTGATTTGGACGGCATTCTGGCGCGGATTTCTGAATATTGCGACAAATCTGAAGATGTAAGAACCAAGGTGCAAGCGGCCATGGTTTACCCAGCGGTTTTGAGTGTAATCGCTACCGGTGTTCTTGTACTTCTCATGACATTTGTAGTGCCTAAAATTGCCGTTCAATTTGAGTCCTTTAATGCTGAATTGCCCGCTTTGACTCGCTTTGTTATTGGCTTGTCAGACATCCTGACGCATCTTGGCCCTGCTTTTTTGCTGATTATCATTGCGGCTGGTATTGGTTATACTGCCGCCATGAGACGCAAGCCTTTACGCCTGAAGGTGCATGGCTTCTGGCTCCAACTCCCTTTGATCGGCAGATTATTGCGTGTCGTCGCGAGCGCACGGTTCGCCCGTACATTGGGGACGCTGGTTGAAGGCGGTAGTCCTGTGCCTGAGGCTATATTGGCTGCTCGTGAAACCCAGTCCAACCAAGTTGTCCGCGACGCTGTTGATGGTATTTATAAAGATGTCCGTGAAGGTAGCGCTCTCGCTAATGCATTCCGTAAAAGTGGGATTTTTGCGCCTTTACTGGTTTATATGGTGGCGATGGGCGAAAAAAGTGGCTCACTACCTCATATGCTAACAAAGACAGCCGACTATCTTGAAGGTGAGTTTGACGGGGTCACGCGCACCCTAATGAATCTTCTTGAACCAGCTATTGTTGTGATTATGGGCCTTATGGTTGGCGTGATTGTCATGTCTATTATGTTACCGATTATGCGTCTAAACAGTCTTGTTTTATCTTAGGGAAAGAAGAAATGACCATACATTGCCACTCTCAACCAAATTTGAAAATACCCAGGGCTAATGGATTTTCCTTTATCGAACTTATGGTTGCCGTTGTGATTATGGGGCTTTTGACATCCGTTGTGGTGTTGAATGTGCTGCCGAGCCAAAATCGCGCTATGGTCGAAAAAGCCCGCAGTGATGTGGCTCTGCTATCGCAGGCGATAGAAATGTATCGTATGGAGACCCTTCGATATCCAGCTATGGAAGATGGCTTGGATGTTCTGACTCGTGCCCCTGCTGGTGATACATTTCGCCAGGAAGGGTTTGTCAAATCCCTCCCCAAAGATCCTTGGAATAATCCCTATCAATATCTTGTTCCTGGAGAATTCGGACCTTATGATGTTTTCTCTTTTGGTGCTGACGGACGACTAGGTGGCACTGGATTGGACGCAGATATTGGCAACTGGCTGGACGAGTAATCATTATGGCTGGCACTCCGACATCCGCGCAGGGCTTTTCTCTGCTCGAATTGCTGGTCGCCGTATCCATTCTGGCTCTTGCTGCTATCCCGATACTTGTCAATCAAAGCCAAAGCGTGCGTATGGCGTCACATATGCAGGAAAAAGTGTTGGCACATACAGTGGCTGAAAACATCATCGTATTGCTTTCGATTAAATCTGGCGTCAGTGCTGGTATTTTGATGGGCGAACAGCGGCAAGGTGGCGCGGAATTTTTATGGCAGGCTGATATTTCTCGAACAACAGATGGTGGCCCTCTCATGATGTCAGTATCGGTGTCCCGTCCTGGTAGTACGACAAAGCTGGCGCATCTGACGGGCTTTAGAGAGGCAGGACGATAATGTCGGAAAAAGGCTTCAGTCTTGTCGAGACGCTTTTGGCTATGTTTCTGTTATCTCTTGTGTCGATGACAGCTCTGGTCATGTTGAATGGTTATTTTCGTGGTTCGGCGGCGATTGGAACGGCAAGTTCACGCCTTTCACAAATGATGTCAGCGCGTGAACAACTTGCAGATGATTTGCTCCATGCTGTAATCCGCCCTTCTGGTGAGGCTGAGATGCCGGTTATATTTTATGGTGATATACGCGATACTTGTTTTTTACGTCTGACGCGTCGGGCGGGATCAACAGCGATTTATGATCCGCGCGGGACGGATATCGAGTCTGTTCGCTATTGTTTGGAAAATGGGAGGTTGATACGTCAAGCTTATACCCGCCCTGATGCAGTGCGCGATACCCCTAAGCGGCACTACAGTCTTATTGACAATTTAGAGACGGTGGAAATTAGATTTCTTGTAAATAATGCTTGGGTGCGCGAGTGGCGAATTACAACGCAAAATGTTTATAGCCAAATAGATATTGGACTACTTAACCCCGAAGGGGTCAACGGCATAAGCACGGATGATTTGCCTAGTCTTGTAGAAGTGAGTTGGGTGGTAACAGATGATGGCATCTCGCGGGACTATGTGCATTATTTCCGTACCGGTCAGAGTCCCGCAAGAAGTCCCGGGGGTGCATGATGGTCGGTAGAAATAAACTTTTTTCTGTCGCTTCGGTATCTCGGTGCCAGGGTAGGCAAACGGGTGCAGCTCTGATTATTGTGTTGGGTTTGGTGTCTGTTATGAGTGTGACGGCGGTTGTGGCCTTTGATATGTTTAGTATGTTTGTTCGCAAAACCACTAACAGTCAGATATTGTCGCAAGCGCGTGAATATGCGCTGGCCGGAGAAATGCTCGGTGCTAAACGTGCCGGAACTTTCATCAAAGCTAATGAGTTATTTGGCATTAACGATGCTGTCAATGACGCTGAGAACCGTCTGAAAGTTGATATGCCGATTGATGGTGGACGCATTAAAGGTGCGTTAAAAGAAAGTACAAATTGCTTTAATCTCGCGACACTGGTTCGTAAAATGCCGGATGGATCATTTGTGGCTAATGTGACGGCCATGCAGCAATTTTCTAACCTGTTACAGGCCATGGGTGTTGGCAAAACAGAAGCGACATCTTTGACGGCTGCTCTAACGGACTGGCAAGATAGTGACACAAGGCCTCTGCCTATGGGGGCCGAGAGTGCCACCTATAATCAACTTGATCCACCTTACCGGACATCCGATAGTCGACTGGTGAGTATTAAGGACTTGCATTTAATCCGTGACTTCTCGGTTGATCTTGTCGAAGCGTTGACCCCATTGGTTTGCATTGACCCGCTGGATACGCAAACCGTGCTTAATCTTAATACCCTGCAACCGCATCACTCCTTACTGGTTAAGGCATTGCTCGGTGATGTGATTACCATGCAACAGGCATCGCAATTGATAGCTGCCCGCCCGCGGGGAGGCTATGACCATAATCGTCGGTTTTGGCAAATGAAGATGTTTGAGGATAAGGCAATCCCGGAGACAGTGCGCGGGCAATTTATCACCACGCCGAGACGTTTTCTTCTGACTGTCGATGTGTATTTGAACTCGGCGCTTACACGGTTGAACTCGGCGCTACACTTTAACCCCGATGGGTCATATATTATTACCTCTCGCTACTTTGGGGCATAGGAATTCAGGAACGCAATTTATGGCGCGTGCACAA
This sequence is a window from Candidatus Micropelagos thuwalensis. Protein-coding genes within it:
- a CDS encoding PulJ/GspJ family protein produces the protein MSEKGFSLVETLLAMFLLSLVSMTALVMLNGYFRGSAAIGTASSRLSQMMSAREQLADDLLHAVIRPSGEAEMPVIFYGDIRDTCFLRLTRRAGSTAIYDPRGTDIESVRYCLENGRLIRQAYTRPDAVRDTPKRHYSLIDNLETVEIRFLVNNAWVREWRITTQNVYSQIDIGLLNPEGVNGISTDDLPSLVEVSWVVTDDGISRDYVHYFRTGQSPARSPGGA
- the gspI gene encoding type II secretion system minor pseudopilin GspI encodes the protein MAGTPTSAQGFSLLELLVAVSILALAAIPILVNQSQSVRMASHMQEKVLAHTVAENIIVLLSIKSGVSAGILMGEQRQGGAEFLWQADISRTTDGGPLMMSVSVSRPGSTTKLAHLTGFREAGR
- the gspK gene encoding type II secretion system minor pseudopilin GspK; translation: MVGRNKLFSVASVSRCQGRQTGAALIIVLGLVSVMSVTAVVAFDMFSMFVRKTTNSQILSQAREYALAGEMLGAKRAGTFIKANELFGINDAVNDAENRLKVDMPIDGGRIKGALKESTNCFNLATLVRKMPDGSFVANVTAMQQFSNLLQAMGVGKTEATSLTAALTDWQDSDTRPLPMGAESATYNQLDPPYRTSDSRLVSIKDLHLIRDFSVDLVEALTPLVCIDPLDTQTVLNLNTLQPHHSLLVKALLGDVITMQQASQLIAARPRGGYDHNRRFWQMKMFEDKAIPETVRGQFITTPRRFLLTVDVYLNSALTRLNSALHFNPDGSYIITSRYFGA
- the gspG gene encoding type II secretion system major pseudopilin GspG; its protein translation is MTIHCHSQPNLKIPRANGFSFIELMVAVVIMGLLTSVVVLNVLPSQNRAMVEKARSDVALLSQAIEMYRMETLRYPAMEDGLDVLTRAPAGDTFRQEGFVKSLPKDPWNNPYQYLVPGEFGPYDVFSFGADGRLGGTGLDADIGNWLDE
- the gspF gene encoding type II secretion system inner membrane protein GspF, producing MPAYQYEALDAQGKKKKGVIAADSLRDARKRLQSKTLFPVSLTEGGRAESSDRLASTSLTARLSSLLSSLSSNSTRSAKISSRDLAMVTRQMATMVGAGLPVDETLQAIAAQSEKTLIRDVLTNIRSRVVEGEKLSEAMKVEATSFDDLYRAMIAAGEASGDLDGILARISEYCDKSEDVRTKVQAAMVYPAVLSVIATGVLVLLMTFVVPKIAVQFESFNAELPALTRFVIGLSDILTHLGPAFLLIIIAAGIGYTAAMRRKPLRLKVHGFWLQLPLIGRLLRVVASARFARTLGTLVEGGSPVPEAILAARETQSNQVVRDAVDGIYKDVREGSALANAFRKSGIFAPLLVYMVAMGEKSGSLPHMLTKTADYLEGEFDGVTRTLMNLLEPAIVVIMGLMVGVIVMSIMLPIMRLNSLVLS
- the gspD gene encoding type II secretion system secretin GspD — encoded protein: MKILFVLLFTLISFTANAQISGGLNYKDADLREFIEDVALATRKTFIIDPGVAGKVNLVSSKNVDAELLFEIFLSVLKVNGYAATSTVDGGYKIIPVNIAFKDSVEEDAKGDRIATKVFFLRYADPVKVLGVVQQYVNPKGLSFAREGLQAIVVSDYAHNLTRIQSIIAEIDVDNSVVKIVKLKNTSAREMADVARQIASENSNNQSSYQSVKAIPIIASNSLILKGQSQTVERYFPIIEKLDLENASNGSLKVVKLKYANSETLLPTLQALSDSIAAPDVGVNKFSAEKIIISNYVEANAIIIKASADAQKKIIDLIYSLDTPRAQVLVEAIIVEVSNNAAKSLGVQYVLAGGEDSKVPFTVSNYSNTSPNILAATGALVLDDSSDSSSSATVENLSGVLRSAAIDSMLGINGLAVGAAGTRSDGGIFGVILNALSGDVKSNILSTPSIMTLDNEPAKFIVGQEIPITTGEALGSSNANPFRTIDRKNVGVQLEVVPQINEGDEIRLKIRQEVSSVSGPIATTSTELITNKREMETTVRVGDGEIIVLGGLIQQDETISVDKIPLLGSIPVLGKAFSSEQKSKSNTNLMVFLRPTIVRTSEDARAVTELKYGYISDSQKKAKTKLSLDDMMQDVVGVTSEQE
- the gspE gene encoding type II secretion system ATPase GspE, encoding MVRSSQIISNAEAERFSEILPYAFARDYGLALSSEKKGFCLNLSQTVDRGMIAEVFRAYRDVNIVKTLSDEDFESLLSTMYASRGIDAEVDSLSEANGDDLDSVLQGVERSADLLAGDDDAPVIRLLNSLFSEAVRAGASDIHLEPFEDKVAVRLRIDGLLTEIAALSAKLAPYLVSRVKVMARLDIAEKRLPQDGRLSLTLGGKSYDVRVSTLPIRYGERVVMRLLDKDQAFLSLSDLGMADKICKRFEGALSEPNGILLVTGPTGAGKTTTLYAALGLLNDQSRNIMTVEDPIEYALKGVSQTQVNNKVGMTFSSGLRSILRQDPDVVMVGEIRDAETAEIAVQASLTGHLVLSTVHTNSAAAAITRLVDMGVEPFLLASSVKAVLAQRLVRQLCGSCKQPYQASKDTAAKLGLKSRQLKLYRPTGCLDCQNTGYRGRVGIYELIMVNDDIRRMIQNGAGELDIEAQAIAEGLPVLADSGRELVLSGETTLEEVLRVSRLKGSE